CGGTTGGAAATATGGAATGAATTCGTTGGCGTCCAGGGCACGTCGCAACTCGTGGGTGGGCGCTGAAGAGCGCTTCTGCAGCCAGTGGGCGAGGGTGCCGGCCAGCACACCAAAAAACACCACCAGACTGAACACGGCCGGATAACGCGCCTGCATGTAACGCCAGACTTCGCCCTCGGGCATGCCGACGTCGACGCTGTATTGATAGCGGCTGGAAGCCAGGATGTGAGGGGCTGTGGCGAATTCCGGCGGCGCGTCAGCATGGACCTTGCCGTCGGCGTCCAGCCAATTGGAACCCACCTTTAACACCAGGGAGGCGTAGCGGCTGATCAGGCGTAGGGCATTGGTGAGGTGGTAGCCGTCAATTGAGGCGAACGCGCCTCGATCACCGTCAACCAACCGGTACACCAGCAGTGCGGTATCCGGCGTGACGGGGTTGCCGTTCATCAACCACAGGCGTCCGCCGACGTAGTCTTCAGGATTGACCGGCGACTCATACCTGCTGCCGAACAATGAACTGCAATAGATGTTTTTCTGCCAGGACAAGGTGGTGGCGCGCACGAATGGTCGGCGCGTGACCTGCTCACGCAGTGCCAGCTTCGCCGCGTTGTCACACGGCGAGCCGGCCAGCGGCAACAGCTCCTGGGCCGCGAGGGCGGTATTGTCGAGCATCAAGTCGAACTGACGTACCGCTTCCCGGGCCGTTTGCGCGGTGCTTTGCTCAAGCGTGCGCTCGGCTTGCCAATAAAGAATCATGACCCCCAGCAAAACCGGGAGCAGGCCGCAGACTGTGCTGAAGAAATAACGGGCAACTCGGCTTCGTGGGCCTTTGGAGGTCAGGGGCATAGAAGAGCGGCCAGGCAGAAAAGAAGGGGAATGTCCCGATGATAGATGGCATTGCCACAAGGCGCTCAGCAAAACGTAACAATGCTTGCCTGTGGACGATGAGTTCAAGCCGGAGCGGGATACAGCTTTTGTGCCAGTGCAATGAACGCCAGTGTCGCGGGTGACGACTGGCGGCGGTCGAGCACCGCCAGGCCAATCCGGCGCGGTACTTCGGGCGTCAGCGGCCGCACTACGTAACGCGAGTCGGCGGCTGCCGGCAGCGAAGCCTGCGCAACGATACTCAACCCGTCGCCACGGCTGACCGCTTCGAGTGTGCTGAGCAACTGCGCGCAGCGGTAACGCACTTTCGGTTGTAATCGAGCCTGGCTGAACAGGCGCATGACCAGTTCCGAAGACCCTGCGTCAGTCAGAATAAACGGCTCATCACACAGCGCTTGCAGGGGCAGCGCGGCATGGATGGCTAGCGCATGGCCGGCCGGTAACAGTGCGACCAATTGGTCTTGCAGCAGCGCCACCGTGTCGAAGCGGTCCTGCCCCAGGACGACAAACCCCACATCCACCCTCCGTTCATCCAGCCACTGCATCACCTGCCGGTCGGGACCTTCGTCGATGTGAACTTCGATGCCTGGGTAGGCCAGACGAAAGTGCTTGAGAATGTTGGGCAGCAAGCGGATGGAGGCCGTCGGCCCAAACGACCCGATTCGCAGCGTGCCACGCTTCATGCCGCGGGCGTCGGCGGCTTCCTGCTGCAGCGTGCTGGCCAGTCCCAGCATGGCACGGGCGCGGCCGAGCAATTGCACGCCGATATCACTCGGTTCCACCAGGGTCTGGTTACGTCGGAACAACTCCACGCCCAGTTCCTGCTCCAGTGCCTTGATCGCATGGGACACCGCCGACTGGCTGATGCCCAGGCGGTGAGCGGCGCTGGTGAAGCCCTGCAGCTCGGCGACCAGGGAAAAGATTTCCAGTTGGGTCAGGGTCATGAGGAAAGACTCATTTTACGATGACGGATCATTACTTGAAGAATAGGCCCTCACTCATTCTCCGTGCAAATTTATGCGCTCCATCGATGATGGCTTCACTTACCTCAAGCTTGGCGCTGTCAGCATGATCTGGGGCGCAACCTTCGTTGCCGGGCGTTACCTGGCCGAGGTCGACCCGTTGCTCGCGGCGAGCCTGCGCTTTGTGTTGGCCAGTATGGCGCTGGCGTTGTACATGCTGCTCGCTCGGATCCGCTTGAGGTGCCCGAGCCCGCGACAATTGGCGCAACTGACAGCCCTGGGGTTCTTCGGGATTTTTTTCTACAACCTGTGTTTTTTCTATGGGTTGCACTACATCAATGCGTCGCGCGCTTCATTGATTGTGGCCTTGAACCCGGCCGTGATCGGCCTGGCGGGCTGGTGGTTGTCCAACGAGCGTCTGGAGCGCAGCAAATGCGTGGGTATCGCGCTGTGTCTGGGCGGGGCGGCGGTTGTCATTGTCAGTCGCAACCCGCAGCTACTGCAGGACAGCGCCGAAGGCTGGCGCGGCGATCTGTTGATACTCGGCTGTGTGCTGGGGTGGGGCGTCTATTCGCTGGGCTCGCGCCAGTTGAATCAAACCCTGGGACCGTTGCAAACGGTTACGTGGTCGATTTTGCTGGGCACGTTGATGCTCCTCGTCACGACCCTCGTCACCGGGCGCATGACCCTGTCAGGCCTGAGCGCGCTGCATGTCTCGCACTGGGCCAGCCTGGGTTACCTGGGTGTAATGGGATCGGCCCTGGCCTATATCGGCTACTACGATGGCATCCGGCGCATAGGCGCGACGCGTTCCGGGGTGTTCATTGCGCTCAACCCGCTCACGGCAGTCATTTGCGCGGCGTTGCTGCTCGGCGAACACCTGACCCTCCCCATGCTGCTGGGCGGGGGTGTGATTGTCACGGGCATCTACCTGAGCAACAAACCCCTTGCGCGCGGCAAGGCAATGGGGATTTGATAAGAGTGCGTGCAAATAGAGCACGGACAAATAGTGTTACGCTGTGTAGAATCGATTTACGCATACAAGAATATGGACTTGCGCTCACGCAAGCCTCGCCGTCAGAGACTGATGACACCATGAAGCAACTCGGTTCCCCCCTCATCTTTGGTGACTTCCTCGCCCGCAGTGTGCGAGGCCTCTCCTGTGCGCCACCCGCTGACCTCATCCTTGCTCGCAAAGAACCACATGGCTGGTAAATAACCAGTTGTTACCCAAGCATGATGAGGCACCCCACATGACCGACCAATACGAAAACCCGATGGGCCTGATGGGCTTTGAATTCATTGAGTTCGCATCGCCGACCCCGGGCCTCCTGGAGCCGATCTTCGAGATCATGGGCTTCACCAAGGTGGCGACTCACCGTTCCAAGAACGTGCACCTGTATCGCCAGGGCGAGATCAACCTGATCCTCAACAATGAGCCCAACAGCCTGGCCTCCTACTTCGCCGCCGAACACGGCCCGTCGGTGTGCGGCATGGCGTTTCGGGTGAAGAACTCGCAGCAGGCCTACAAGCGCGCCCTGGAACTGGGCGCGCAGCCGATTCATATCGAAACCGGCCCGATGGAGCTGAACCTGCCGGCGATCAAAGGCATCGGCGGCGCGCCGTTGTACCTGATCGACCGTTTTGGCGAAGGCAGCTCGATCTATGACATCGACTTCGTCTACCTCGAAGGCGTAGACCGTAACCCGCAAGGCGCCGGCCTCAAGGTTATCGACCACCTGACCCACAACGTCTATCGCGGCCGCATGGTCTACTGGGCCAACTTCTACGAAAAACTGTTCAACTTCCGTGAAGCGCGCTATTTCGACATCAAGGGCGAGTACACCGGCCTGACTTCCAAGGCCATGAGTGCGCCGGATGGCATGATCCGCATCCCGTTGAACGAAGAATCGTCCAAGGGCGCAGGCCAGATCGAAGAGTTCCTGATGCAGTTCAACGGCGAGGGCATCCAGCACGTGGCGTTCCTCACCGACGACCTGGTCAAGACCTGGGACTCGCTGAAGAAAATCGGCATGCGCTTCATGACCGCGCCGCCGGACACTTACTACGAAATGCTCGAAGGGCGCCTGCCCAACCACGGTGAACCGGTGGACCAGTTGCAGGCGCGCGGCATTTTGCTGGACGGCTCGTCGATCGAAGGCGACAAGCGTCTGTTGTTGCAGATCTTCTCGGAAACCCTGATGGGCCCGGTGTTCTTCGAGTTCATTCAGCGCAAAGGCGACGATGGGTTCGGCGAAGGCAACTTCAAGGCGTTGTTCGAGTCGATCGAGCGCGATCAGGTACGTCGCGGTGTATTGACCGCCGACTAAGCCGAAAAGAAGCCCGGCTTCGGCCGGGCTTTCTTTTGCCTGGGATTCAGGCCTTGCGCTGACGCACCAGATGCTTGAACCCCTCAAACACCAGCACCATCACGGCCAGCCAGATCGGGATATAGGTCAGCCATTGCCCGCCCTTGATACCTTCACCCAGCAGTAGCGCCACCGCAAGCAACAACACCGGCTCCACATAGCTGAGCAGGCCGAACAGGCTGAAGGCCAACAACCGGCTGGCGATGATATAGCTCACCAACGCCGAAGCACTGATCAAGCCCAGCATGGGAATGAGCGCGTACAGCTTGGGCTGCGCATCCAGTACCGCGAAGCCTTGTTCGCCGCTTTGCACAAACCACCAGGCCACCGGCAGCATCAGCGCCATGTCCAGCCACAGGCCGCCCAGATGGTCGGTGCCCAGGTATTTGCGCACCACGAAATACACCGGATAACCGATGATTACCACCAGCGTCGCCCAGGAAAAACCGCCGGCCTGGTACAACTCGTTGAGCACACCCAGCGTGGCAAACGCCACGGCGATCTGCTGCAAGCGCGACAACTGCTCGCCGTAGACCAGGCGCCCGGTCAGCACCATGGTCAGCGGCAACAGGAAATACCCCACCGACACGTCCAGACTGCGCCCATTAAGCGGTGCCCACATGAACAGCCATAACTGCACACCGAGCAGTGCGGACGAGACCAGCACGCCGCCGATCAGGCGCGGCCGGGCCGCGAGCATGCGCAGCAGCTCCCACACCCGTCGCCATTCGCCGCTGACCAACATGAAAACGGTCATGCAGGGCACGGTCAGCAACATGCGCCAGCCGAAAATTTCCAGGCCACTCAAGGGAGTGAGCAACGATGTGAAGTAATACATCACGGCAAACAACACCGAGGCCGATACCGATAACACAACACCTTTAGACACGCTGTCCTCGCGAAAGCCGATTGAAATAAACAGGAAGAATCAAGAGGGAGATTATGGTGCTTTTGGCGGTTCAGGTGCGCTGTTTTGGGGCGCAAGACGGAAAAAGGCTGGAAATGGTCGTTTTACATGCTTGGCTCGAGCGCTCCCACAGGGGGCGCCGGGCCCGCGAGCCTCCGGAACTACCTACGAGCGTACCCTACGGCCCGGGACAAAGTGACTCACATCATTGAACCCCGGCGTGGACGAGTGCCCGGGCGTCACCAGCGAATCGATGAACGCCTCATCTTCAGCGCTGATCTTCACCTCGAGTGCGCCGGTATAGGCATCCCACTGCGCCTCGGTGCGCGGGCCGACAATCGCCGAGCTCACTGCCGCGCTATTGAGCACCCAGGCAATCGCAAACTCGACCATGCCCACGCCACGGCCCTGGGTGTATTGCTGGATCTGCTGGGCGATGCGCAGCGACTCCACGCGCCATTCGGTTTCCAGAATGCGTTTGTCCTGGCGTGCAGCGCGGCTGCCAGGCTCGGGCGTCAGGTCGGGCGCGTACTTGCCGCTGAGCACGCCACGCGCCAGCGGGCTGTACGGCACCACCCCCAGGCCATAAGCGGCAGCGGCGGTGATTTGCTCGACTTCGGCCTGGCGATTGACGATGTTGTACAACGGCTGACTGATGATCGGCCGGTCTACGCCCAGGCGCTCGGCCACGCGTATGACTTCGGCAATACGCCAGCCGCGATAGTTGGACAGCCCCCAATAGCGAACCTTGCCCTGGCGAATTAAATCGCCGATCGCTGACACCGTGACTTCCAACGGTGTGTCGTGGTCCTCGCGGTGCAGGTAGTAAATGTCCAGATAGTCGGTGTCCAGGCGGCCCAGGCTGGCCTCCAGCGCGTTGAACATACGCTTGCGGCTCAGCCCGTTGCGGTTGGGCATGCCATCTGCCGGGCCAAACCCTACCTTGGACGCCACCACCCAATCCTGACGGTTGCGCGCGATGGCCTCGCCGACGATCTCCTCGGAGCGTCCGCCGGTGTAGACGTCGGCGCTATCGATAAAGTTGATGCCTTGATCCCAGGCCTTATCGATGATGCGCAGCGAGTCTTCAGTGCTGGTCTGTTCGCCAAACATCATGGTGCCCAGCGTCAGTGCGCTGACCTTCAATCCGGACTGGCCCAACGTGCGGTAAATCATGCAAAGCTCCTCAAAGCAGGCAAACGTGTGTCATGCAATACCAGACACGAGTCCTCTGGAACAAGCTCTGCGCGTGTTTCTTCATGCACTCAGCAACGTCCGGCAGCGCGCCTGTAAAAAACGCTGCAGCACTTTCACCCGTTCCGAAACCTGCAGGCGATGGGGACACATCAGGTTGAACGGCGCCGGTTCGCCTTGCCACCCATCGAACAAGGCCACCAGCCGGCCGGCGGCAAGGTCGCCCACCACATCGAGTCGAGCTTTGTAGGCGATGCCGTGCCCGGCCAGGGCCCAACGGCGCACGATTTCGCCGTCGTCGCTGAGATAGTCGCCGCTGACCTCAACCTCTTCAACCTGCGCGCCCTGGCGAAAGCGCCAGGTCTTGCTGACCTGGCCCTGGCGCATGTAACGCAGCGCGCTGTGCCGTGACAACTGTGTCGGATGCAGCGGTGTGCCGTGCCGCGCCAGGTAAGCGGGGCTCGCGCAGGCTATGCGATGGTGGTCGGGCGCGATGGGCAGGGCGACGAGGCTGGAGTCCTGGGGCACGCCGAAGCGCAGGGCAATGTCGACCGTATCCCGAAACAGGTCAGCGTTACTGTCGTTGAGCATCAATTGCAAGCGGATGTGCGGGTGCTCGGCCTTGAACGCGTCCAGCCAGCCCAGCACCACGTTGCGCCCGAAATCCGACGGTGCCGCCACCTGCAGCAAACCGGTCAGCCCCTGGCTGTGCTGCTTGAGCGCCTGTTCACCCTCGGTCAATGCGGCCAGCGCAACGCGCACGCTGTCCAGATAACGCCGGCCTTCCTCGGTCAGTCGCATGCTGCGCGTGGACCGGGCGAACAGGCGCAGGCCCAGGCGGGTTTCCAGGCGCTTGAGGGCGATACTTGCCGCTGCCGGGGTCAGGCTCAGCCCGCGTGCCGCAGCAGAGAGGCTGCCTGAATCGGCGGTGCGTACAAACACTTCAAGATCCTGGATAGAGCTCATTTGTAAAATTCCTTTAAGGATCTTGTCGTTTTACCGGGATTTTTCTCCGATTACCAAGCGTGGAGGATGAAGCCTCACTTATCAATCAGGACATATTCCATGACAACGTCCCTCTGCGGTTCAACCATTATTGTGATCGGCGGCAGCAGCGGTATCGGTGCAGCCGTCGCCAAAGCGGCTGCCGAACGCGGTGCAAACGTGGTGGTGGCGGGGCGACGCCTGACCTCGGCGGTTCACGACGGCATGCGCAGCGAGCCGGTGGATGTCAGCGACAGCGCCTCGTTGCAACGCCTGTTCGAAAGCGTGGGGCGCTTCGATCATCTGGTCTATACCTGCGGCCCCTCGGTCAATGCCAAGACGCTCGTCGACACCGACCTGGACGAAGCGCAAGGCAATTTCAATGTGAAGCTCTGGGGCGCATTGCGCACGATTCAACAGGCACTGCCGTTTCTGCATGAACATGGCAGCATCAGCCTGACCTCCGGCCAGTTGGGGCGCAAGTTGGTGCCGGGACAGTTCATCAAGATCGGTATCAATGCCGCCACCGAAGCGCTGGGCAAGCAGTTGGCCAAGGAGCTGGCGCCGCGCCGCGTCAATGTGATCAGCCCCGGCGTGATCGATACACCGGCCTATGCCGGACTTGGCGACGAGCAGCGCCTGGCGATGTTCGCCAGGGTGGGCGGGGCCTTGCCGGTGGGGCGCGTGGGGCAGGCGCAGGAAGTAGCGGCAGGGTATGTGTTGGCGATGGAGAACGGCTTTATGACCGGCGCCGTGATCGATATCGACGGCGGCGGACAGTTGTAATTGCGCTCCCACAGGGGCATAGGTATCTACACAACATGGGTATGACGCCGACATGTGGCGAGGGAGCTGGCTCCCGTGGCGGCCTGTAACCCACGGTTACCAATCTGATACACCTCGGTCCAAATGTGGGAGGTGGCTTGCCCCCGATGGCGGCCTCCGGGCCGACCAGGATGTTGGATCAGACCGAGTACATATCCGTTTCTGCGGTAACGGCCACTTAGGGTTCCGCCCTGACGGCGGCTCACTTTGGAAAAGCCCCAAAGTAAGCAAAGGGCTCTTGCCCCACCACTCGGCACCTCGCTCAGGCTCGGTGTGCCCTCACTCCGGCTTGAATCCGTGGGCCGCCGCAATGGGCCATCCATGGCCCAGTGCGGCTAACCCGGCGTCCTGCCGGGTTACCCACGAATTCAAACCTGCGTTCGGCCAGCGTGGTTTAACGGGGCGCCTAAGATCAAAAGCAGATCAAAAGCAAGAGCGGCTCGCTTCGCATCGTGGTTACGGTTGAGCGCTACAGAGTTGTATGGATACCTATGCTCACATGGGCGCGCTTTAGACCTTCAAGGTGCGCGTCATCCGCAGCGCCAACACACTGCCAGCAACGATCACTGCGGCCAGCAGATACAGGGCTACGTCCGTGGACCCGGTAGCATCTTTCACGAAGCCTACGATGTACGGGCTGAGAAACCCGGCCATCTGGCCCATGGAGTTGATCAACGCCAGCCCGCCGGCCGCGGCGCCCGCGCTGAGCATGGCGGTGGGCACCGGCCAGAACATCGGCAGGCCGGTGAGGGCGCCCATGGTGGCGATGGTCAGGCCGAGGATGGCGATCGCCGGGGTAGTGGCGAAATTCACCGCAATGACCAGGCCGATCGCGCCCATCAGCATCGGCACCACCAGGTGCCAGCGGCGTTCCTTGCGCAGGTCGGCCGAGCGGCCCACCAATAACATGAACACGGCGGCCAGCAGGTACGGGATCGCACTGAGCCAGCCAATCACCAGGTTATCGCTGAAACCCAGGTTCTTGATGATCGACGGCAGCCAGAAGTTGATCGCATAGACGCCGCTCTGGATGCAGAAGTAGATCAGGCCGAACGCCCAGATCGCCGGGTTCTTGAACACCTCGGCCAGGGAGTCGGTGGTGGTTTTGGGTTTGTTCGCCAGATCAATGGCCTGGTCGGCTTCCAGCAGCGCGCGCTCGTGGGGCTTGAGCCACTTGGCGTTGGCGAAGCTGTCGCTGAGCAGGAAGTAGGCGAGGGCGCCGAGGGTCACGGTGGGGATGCCTTGCAACAGGAACATCCACTGCCACCCGGCAAGGCCACCCTGGCCGGCCGCGAAGTGGTTCAGAATCCAGCCGGAGAACGGGCTGCCGAGCAGGCCGGAGACCGGAATAGCCGACATGAACAGCGCCATGATCCGACCACGGCGAAAGGTCGGAAACCACTGCGAGAGGTACAGCACCACGCCGGGAAAGAAGCCCGCCTCGGCGGCGCCGGTAAACAGGCGCAGTGTGTAGAAGTGCGTCGGCGTGGTCACGAACAGCAGGCACGTGGACAAGGTGCCCCACACGATCATCATCAGCGCAATCCAGCGCCTTGGCCCGAACCGGGTCAGCGCCAGGTTGCTTGGCACACCGCACAGTACGTAGCCGATGAAAAAGATCCCGGCACCCAGGCCGTACACGGTTTCACTGAATTTCAACGCGTCGAGCATCTGCAACTTGGCAAAGCCGACGTTGACCCGGTCGAGATAGTTGAACAGGTAGCAGATAAAAATGAAGGGGATCAGGCGCAGGGTTACGCGCTTGTAGATGGCGTTTTTAGCGTCATCGGTGGCCAGTGCTGCAGCGGCGCTCTGTGACATGGCGAGTCTCTCTTTATTATGATTTTTGGCGATGCGAGGGTAACGTTGATCGCTTGAACAGTCTCGGTGAGGCGATGGGCAACTGTCTTTGTGCTCGCGCACAGTCAAGCCCGCTTTGCGCTGTGCCGCTGACCAACCCGTTTCGAGGAAAATAGCCCCCATGTTCGAGCTGGATCATGAGCTGGCACAGGATATTGTCGATCGCACCATGGCAATCCTGCCCTACAACGTCAACGTGATGGACAACCAGGGCCTGATTCTCGGCAGCGGCGAGCCGGAGCGCATCAACACCCGTCACGAAGGCGCGCAACTGGTGCTGGCCAACGGGCGCGTGGTGGAAATCGACGGGCAGACCGCCAAGCACCTCAAGGGCGTGTTGCCGGGCATCAACCTGCCGCTGATGCATGACCAGCGCCTGATCGGCGTACTGGGTATCACTGGCGAACCGGAGGGGTTGCGCACCTACGCCGAACTGGTGCGCATGACCGCCGAAATGCTGGTCAGCCAGCGGCACCAGCAGGCCGAGCAGCAATGGCGGCGCCAGCGCTGTGACGACTTGCTGGCCTTGCTGCTGGCCGACACGGGCGACTCGCCGCGCCTGGTCGATGAAGCGCAACAGCTGGGCCTCAAGCCGCAACTGGCGCGCACGCCCTACCTGTTCGAACTGGGCGCGGGGCAGTCAGCCGAGGCCTTGAGCGCGTGGCTGACGTCGCGTTATCCGGACAGCTGGTGCGTGAGTTCCGCGCAGTTTTCCCTGTTATGGTGCCGTCCGGCCGCACTGCACGTCGACGACCCGCGCCTGCTGGATAAGCTCGATGGCCTGGGCTGGAACATTCTACGGGTTGCCGTAGGCGGACAGGCGCAAGGGCTGGCCGGCTTGCGCCGCTGCTATCGTCGCGTCGGTGACTTGCTGGCCTACGGTCGCGATATCCTGCCGCACACGCGCCTGTTGAGGCTCAACCGCTATCGCCTGCCGGTGATGCTCTGGCGTCACCGCAGCGACGACGCCCTGGAAGAACTGCTCAACCCACTGCGCAACGTCCTCGCCAAGGACAGCAACGGCCAACTGCTGGCCACGCTGCGCAGCTGGTGCGAGCACGACGGGCAAAGCCAGGCCTGCGCCGATGCCCTGGGGATTCACCGCAACAGCCTGCGCTACCGCATGGAAAGGATCGCCGAACTCAGCGGCGTCGACCCGCTGACCCTGGACGGCATGCTTGCGCTGTACCTGGGGGTGCAGCTGTTGCCCCAGACTTTGTAAAAATGAACAACAAACCTCACCCGCACTTGTGCATCGGACCGGCGTCAGCGGCGCTGCCAACTGTCAGCATGGGCGTTATAAAAACCGGAGAACGCCCATGAAAATCATCATCGCCCCTGACTCGTTCAAGGACAGCCTCAGTGCCGAACGGGTTGCCCAGGCCATTGCCGAGGGCCTGGCCCAGGTCTGGCCTGATGCACAGTTGGTGCACTGCCCGATGGCGGACGGCGGTGAGGGTACGGTCGAGGCGGTGCTCGCCGCGTGCAATGGCCAGTTGCGCAGCCAGAGCGTGCGGGGGCCTATGGGCGCTACGGTACAGGCGCACTGGGGATGGTTGGCCGACAGCCACACCGCGATCATCGAAATGGCTGAAGCCAGTGGCCTGCAGCTGGTTGCGCCGGGGCAGCGCGATGCCTGCTCCAGCAGCACCTATGGCACCGGCGAGCTGATCCGGGCGGCACTCGATCTGGGGGCTCGACGCATCATTCTGGCGATCGGCGGCAGTGCCACCAATGATGGCGGTGCGGGCGCGATGCAAGCGCTCGGCGTGCAGTTGTTCGATGCCCAGGATCAGCCACTGGTACCGGGGGGCCTGGCGCTGGGTAGTCTGGCCCGCATCAGCCTGGAAAACCTGGATCCACGTCTGGCGCAGGTTTGCTTTGAAATCGCGGCGGATGTAAACAACCCGCTTTGCGGACCCCATGGCGCCTCGGCGATTTTCGGCCCGCAAAAAGGCGCCACGCCCGAGCAGGTTCAACAGCTTGACGCCGCTCTTGGTCATTTTGCCGACCACTGTGCAAAAGTGCTGCCCAGGGATGTGCGTGACGAACCCGGCAGCGGCGCCGCCGGTGGCCTGGGTTTTGCCGCCAAAGCGTTTCTGGATGCGCGGTTCCGCGCCGGCGTAGAGGTAGTGGCCGAGTTGGTCGGATTGGACGCCGCCGTGCGCGGTGCCGACCTGCTCATCACCGGCGAGGGACGCTTCGACGCCCAGACCCTGCGCGGTAAAACCCCGTTTGGGGTGGCGCGTATCGCTCGCCACCACGGGGTGCCGGTAATCGTGCTCGCCGGTACTCTGGGCGACGGCTACGAGCAGATGTACGCCCATGGCGTGGATGCCGCGTTTGCGTTGCCACCGGGGCCGATGAGCCTTGCGCAGGCGTGCAGCGAGGCGCCGCGGTTGTTGCGTGAGCGCGCGGCGGATATCGCCCGACTGTGGCAAACCGCGCGTCACGCAGGAAGGCAAGCTCAGGGTGATTCGTAGCAGATCGAAAAGCGGTCAGGTTTACGTCCATAGGCCAGGAAATCCCCGACATTCTTGTTCACGCAGGCATTGGTCCCGGAGAACGACACGCCGTGTCGGTAGGCGCCCTTCAGCAGCGTCATGTGCGCGGCAGGCACGCTTTTGAAAGCCTTGAGGGTACCCGCCGCGGGCGTCTGATCGTCATACTCGGCCTGAACCATAAGGAGGCTATCGACCAGCGCCAGCTTGCGCAGCGGTACCCCCTCAAGCCGTTTGCCGGGCCAGTCGGCGCAATGCCTGGCGGCGAAGAAACTGCCGCCCACCGGGTACCGGATGGCGTACTGGTCTTCCTTTTCGGTCCAGAATGCTTCACCTGCAGAGACTGAGTCGTTGCATAGCACGGTGCTGCGTACTGATTCCTGGGGCGTGAGTTTCAATGGCCCGAGCGCCAGACCATTCCACGGTGACGGTCGGCGAGTGGCATCAAGCAGGCGCGTAAACGCTTGCTTGGCCAGTGTGTTTATGCCCGGGTCGGGGCTGAATCGGTGGGCTCGGGCTCTGGCCAACAGCTTGGCATCTTGCAGGTCTGGCGATTCACGCAACCACTGGCTGAGGGCGCGGGCAGCCATCAGGTATTCAGGCGTGCTGTAATACTCGTTGTCCGAGCGCAGCGCCACCCGGACCTGAGGCAGCAGGTTTAGAAAAATCGCGCCTATTGCCTGGGGATCGCTGCCCATCTGGTAGATCTTTGGACGCTCGGCGGCGCGTTGCGCGACAAATCGCGCGAACACGCGTTCTTTTTCCGGCGCCTGAGCCAAAGAGGCGTCCTGGAACGAGGCGGTCCAGTCTGTACTCGAGTCGAGTACCATGCGCCCGACCTGCTTTGGAAATACGCTGGCGTACCAGGCGCCCAGCCATGTGCCGTAAGAGTTGCCGAAGTAATTGAGCTGGCGTTCGTTGAGCAGCACCCGCACCAGCTCCATGTCCCGCGCCGTTTGTTCGGTATTGATATAAGGCGCCAGGCGTTGGCTGGCGCAGCCCCGGGCCAGTACGCCGGCGTTATGCTGGATGGCCTCGATATTGGCGGGGCTGCGGTCTTCGGTCATGTCGTGTTGTGCAACAATCTCCTCGTCGGATTGGCATACCAGTTGCGATTGCAGCGAGCTTCCCATTCCTCGCGGTGTCATTCCAATCACATCATAGGCGTTGACCAAATGCCGATAGGCCTCACCCTGTGGCTGCTCGGCGTATCCTTTCCATATTGATGCCAAGAGCACGGCGAATGCGTCGGCCTCGGCGCCAGGCCCGCCCG
This genomic stretch from Pseudomonas orientalis harbors:
- the hppD gene encoding 4-hydroxyphenylpyruvate dioxygenase, with protein sequence MTDQYENPMGLMGFEFIEFASPTPGLLEPIFEIMGFTKVATHRSKNVHLYRQGEINLILNNEPNSLASYFAAEHGPSVCGMAFRVKNSQQAYKRALELGAQPIHIETGPMELNLPAIKGIGGAPLYLIDRFGEGSSIYDIDFVYLEGVDRNPQGAGLKVIDHLTHNVYRGRMVYWANFYEKLFNFREARYFDIKGEYTGLTSKAMSAPDGMIRIPLNEESSKGAGQIEEFLMQFNGEGIQHVAFLTDDLVKTWDSLKKIGMRFMTAPPDTYYEMLEGRLPNHGEPVDQLQARGILLDGSSIEGDKRLLLQIFSETLMGPVFFEFIQRKGDDGFGEGNFKALFESIERDQVRRGVLTAD
- a CDS encoding aldo/keto reductase, giving the protein MIYRTLGQSGLKVSALTLGTMMFGEQTSTEDSLRIIDKAWDQGINFIDSADVYTGGRSEEIVGEAIARNRQDWVVASKVGFGPADGMPNRNGLSRKRMFNALEASLGRLDTDYLDIYYLHREDHDTPLEVTVSAIGDLIRQGKVRYWGLSNYRGWRIAEVIRVAERLGVDRPIISQPLYNIVNRQAEVEQITAAAAYGLGVVPYSPLARGVLSGKYAPDLTPEPGSRAARQDKRILETEWRVESLRIAQQIQQYTQGRGVGMVEFAIAWVLNSAAVSSAIVGPRTEAQWDAYTGALEVKISAEDEAFIDSLVTPGHSSTPGFNDVSHFVPGRRVRS
- a CDS encoding LysR family transcriptional regulator; translated protein: MTLTQLEIFSLVAELQGFTSAAHRLGISQSAVSHAIKALEQELGVELFRRNQTLVEPSDIGVQLLGRARAMLGLASTLQQEAADARGMKRGTLRIGSFGPTASIRLLPNILKHFRLAYPGIEVHIDEGPDRQVMQWLDERRVDVGFVVLGQDRFDTVALLQDQLVALLPAGHALAIHAALPLQALCDEPFILTDAGSSELVMRLFSQARLQPKVRYRCAQLLSTLEAVSRGDGLSIVAQASLPAAADSRYVVRPLTPEVPRRIGLAVLDRRQSSPATLAFIALAQKLYPAPA
- the rarD gene encoding EamA family transporter RarD — protein: MSKGVVLSVSASVLFAVMYYFTSLLTPLSGLEIFGWRMLLTVPCMTVFMLVSGEWRRVWELLRMLAARPRLIGGVLVSSALLGVQLWLFMWAPLNGRSLDVSVGYFLLPLTMVLTGRLVYGEQLSRLQQIAVAFATLGVLNELYQAGGFSWATLVVIIGYPVYFVVRKYLGTDHLGGLWLDMALMLPVAWWFVQSGEQGFAVLDAQPKLYALIPMLGLISASALVSYIIASRLLAFSLFGLLSYVEPVLLLAVALLLGEGIKGGQWLTYIPIWLAVMVLVFEGFKHLVRQRKA
- a CDS encoding EAL domain-containing protein, yielding MPLTSKGPRSRVARYFFSTVCGLLPVLLGVMILYWQAERTLEQSTAQTAREAVRQFDLMLDNTALAAQELLPLAGSPCDNAAKLALREQVTRRPFVRATTLSWQKNIYCSSLFGSRYESPVNPEDYVGGRLWLMNGNPVTPDTALLVYRLVDGDRGAFASIDGYHLTNALRLISRYASLVLKVGSNWLDADGKVHADAPPEFATAPHILASSRYQYSVDVGMPEGEVWRYMQARYPAVFSLVVFFGVLAGTLAHWLQKRSSAPTHELRRALDANEFIPYFQPVVRGDTRQWAGCEVLMRWKHPKEGLVRPDLFIPLAEHSGLIVPMTRALLRQTAAQLAPHAERFSPGFHIGVNITARHCQDLELVDDCREFLAAFAPGQVTLVLELTERELIEPTDITRRLFDALHQLGVMIAIDDFGTGHSSLGYLRNFNVDYLKIDQSFVAMIGADALSRHILDSIIELSAKLDLGIVAEGVETAQQCDYLVAKGVDFLQGYLFGRPLPGDEFIKSVTRQ
- a CDS encoding DMT family transporter — its product is MRSIDDGFTYLKLGAVSMIWGATFVAGRYLAEVDPLLAASLRFVLASMALALYMLLARIRLRCPSPRQLAQLTALGFFGIFFYNLCFFYGLHYINASRASLIVALNPAVIGLAGWWLSNERLERSKCVGIALCLGGAAVVIVSRNPQLLQDSAEGWRGDLLILGCVLGWGVYSLGSRQLNQTLGPLQTVTWSILLGTLMLLVTTLVTGRMTLSGLSALHVSHWASLGYLGVMGSALAYIGYYDGIRRIGATRSGVFIALNPLTAVICAALLLGEHLTLPMLLGGGVIVTGIYLSNKPLARGKAMGI